In Thermus aquaticus, the sequence GGGGGTGGCGGTGAAGAGGAGGCCGCCCCCCCGGCGCAGGTAGTCCCTGAGGGCTTCTGGGGCCCCCGGGGGCAGGTCCAGGACCCCCAGGCCCACGGCCACCAGGTCCGCCTCCAGGGGAAGCCGGAAGGCCTCCTCCACCAAAAAGCCCTGGGCCTCCAGGTACCGGGCGAGGGCGGGGTCCCCCAGGACCAGGGCCCTGGCGCGGTCGGCGGGGGCCAGGCGGGCTTTGGCCTCGCTCCTTCCCCAAGGACCTTCCGCCACGGCCCGCACCTCCGCCTCCCCCGTCAGGGGAAAGGCGTAGGTGAGGACCCGCCGCCCCTCCACCCGAAGCCGCCGCTCCCAAGGGCCCGCCGGGCCCTCCACCCGGAGGCGGGCCTCGGCGGGGCGGGGGGCCTCGAGGACCACCCCCACCCCCACGGTCTCCCCCAAAAAGGGGTAAGGGGGCGGGACCAGGCGCAGGTCCACGTGGGCCTTGGGGGGGACGTAGAGGGCGTCCAAAGGAAAGGGCGGGGGGACAGGGGAAAAAAGGCCGTCGGAGACCAGGACCACCCGGCTTGGCCGGAGCCTCAGGGCCTCCTGGAAGGCCGCCCTCAGGTCCGTCCTCTCCCCCAGGTCCAGCCGCCTGGCCGTGGGAGAGGGCAAAAGGACCGCCCGCTCGGCGAAGGCCACGTAGGTGGCCTCCCGGGGAAGGCGCCCGGCCAGGGCGAAGACGCCCTCCCTCGCCGAGGGGGAGAAGTCCAGGAGGTAGACCACCCGGCCCGGCAGGGGAAGCCTCGGGTCCAAGGCCGCAAGGAGAAGGAGGAGAAGAACAAGCCCCCGCAAAACCGGGACCCTGCCCACGGCCTCAGTCCATCCAGTGGCCCAGCTTCTCCTTCTTGGCCTGGAGGTAGCGCTCGTTGTGGGGGTTGTCCCCGGCCCTTAAGGGGACGCGCTCCACGATCTCTATGCCGAAGCCGGAAAGGGCCTTCACCTTTCTCGGGTTGTTGGTGAGAAGGCGCATCTTCCGTACCCCCAGGTCGTAGAGGATCTGGGCCCCCACCCCGTAGTCCCTTAGGTCCGGGGGAAAGCCCAGGGCCAGGTTGGCCTCCACCGTGTCCAGGCCCTGGTCCTGGAGGTGGTAGGCCCGGATCTTGTTGACGAGGCCAATCCCCCGCCCCTCCTGCCTCAGGTAGACCAGGACCCCCTTGCCCTCCTGGGCGATCCGCTCCATGGCCAGGTCCCTTTGGAAGCCGCAGTCGCACCTCAGGGAGTGGAGGGCGTCCCCGGTGAGGCACTCCGAGTGCATGCGCACCAAGACGGGCTCCTCGGGGTCCCAGCTCCCCATGACCAAGGCGGCGTGCTCCTCCCCCGTGAGGGTGTCCCGGTAGCCCAGGATGCGAAACTCCCCGAATCGGGTGGGAAGCGTGGCCTCGGCCTCCCGGCGCACGTAGAGGTCGCCCTTCAGAAGCCGGTAGCGGATGAGGTCGGCGATGGTCCCCACCTTGAGGCCGTGCCTCCTGGCGAACTCCAAGAGGTCGGGCAGGCGGGCCATGGTGCCGTCCTCCTTGAGGATCTCAATGAGGCTTCCCACCGGGGTTAAGCCCGCCAGGCGCAGGAGGTCCACCGTGGCCTCGGTGTGCCCGGCCCGGCGCAGGACTCCCCCGGGCCTGGCCACCAAGGGGAAGACGTGCCCCGGGCGGCGGAAGTCCTGGGGCCTGGCCTCGGGATCGGCCAGAAGCCGGATGGTGGCCGCCCGCTCAAAGGCGGAGATGCCGGTGGTGGTGCCCCGGGCGTCCACGCTCACCGTGAAGCGGGTCCCCTGAGGGTCCTGGTTCCTTTCCACCATGAGGGGAAGGTCCAGGGCCTTGGCCCGCTCCTCCGGCATGGCCACGCAGAGGAGGCCCCGGCACTCCCGGAGCATGAAGTTCACCCACTCCGGGGTCACGTGCTCCGCCGCCATGATGAGGTCGCCCTCGTTCTCCCGGTCCTCGTCGTCCACCAGGATCACCGGGCGGCCCTGGCGGAGTTCCTCTAAGAGTTCCTTGACGCCCGCAAGTCCCTCCATCACGCCCTCCCCACAAGCCTTTCCAGATACCGGGCGATGAGGTCCACCTCCAGGTTCACCCCATCCCCCACCCTCAGGCCCCCCAGGTTGGTCACGGCCAGGGTGTGGGGGATGAGGGTCACGAAGAAGGCCTCGCCCGCAAGGCCCGCCACCGTGAGGGAGACCCCGTTCAGGGCCACGCTCCCCTTCTCGGCGATGTAGCGGGCGTACTCCGCAGGGGGCCTAAAGAAGTAGTCCTTGGCCCCCGGGGCCTCCCGCACCTCCACCAGCTCCGCCACCCCGTCCACGTGCCCGGTGACGAAGTGGCCGCCCAGGCGGTCCCCCACCTTGAGGGCCCGTTCCAGGTTGGGGCGGTGGCCCACCCGCCAGGTGGGGGCGGTGCGCCTCAGGGTCTCCTGGGCCAGCTCCACCCAAAACCCCTCCCCGTCCACGGCGACGGCGGTGAGGCAGGCCCCGTCCACGGCGATGGAGTCCCCCACCTTCAGGTCCTCGAGGACCTTCTTTGCCCCTATCCGCACCCTCAGGAAGGGGCCTTCCTGCACCTCCAGAACCACGCCCGTTTCCTCTACCAGTCCGGTGAACATCACCCCTCCAGGTACGCCTCCAGCCAAAGGTCATCGCCCAGCCACTCCCGGCGGTGAAGGCGAAGCCTAAGGGCCTCCGCCATCCGCTGCACGCCAAAGCCCTCAAGAAGGCCCCGCCCCTCCCCCAGAAGCTTGGGGGCCAGGAAGAGGGCCAGCTTGTCCACCAGCCCCCTGGCCAAAAAGGCCCCGGCAAGCCCTGGGCCGCCCTCCAGAAGCACCCCGTCTATCCCCTCCGCCCGCAAAAGGGCCAAGGCCCTTTCCGGGCTCACCCGCCCCCCCTCCCGGGGAAGCTCCTCCACCCGGGCCCCGGCGGCCTCTAGGGCCTTAAGCCGCTCCTTGGGGGCCCCCTCCCCCGCCAGGATGAGGACCCTGGCCCGCTCCCCCCGGGGGCCAGGGCGGAAGAGGCGGGCCGTGGGCGGCGTGCGGGCCTCGGTGTCCAGGACCACCTTCAGGGGGTCCCGGAGGGGCGGGGGCTCCAGCATGAGGGGGAAGGGGCGGAAGTCCGGCTCCCGCACGGTGAGGGCGGGGTCGTCCTGAAGGACGGTCCCCACCCCCACCATGACGGCGGGGAGCCACTGCCGGTAGGCGTGGGCCACCCGGCGGCTCGCCTCGGAGGAGACGTAGCGGGCATCCCCCAGGCGCGTGGCCACCCGCCCGTCCAGGGTGAGGGCCGCCTTTAGGAGGACGAAGGGGCGGCCCCTCCTTAGGGCGGTGAAGAAGGCCTCGTTCTGATCCTGGGCCTCCTGCTCCAATAGCCCCGCCTCCACCGCCACCCCGGCCGCAAGGAGCCTGGCCATGCCCCCCTGGGCCAGGGGGTTGGGGTCCCGGGCCGCCAGGACCACCCGGGCCACCCCCGCCCGGATCAGGGCCAGGGAGCAGGGGGGGGTGCGGCCGTGGTGGTCGCAGGGCTCCAGGCTCACATACACCGTGGCCCCGCGGGCCCGCTCCCCGGCGGCCTCGAGGGCCAGCGCCTCGGCGTGGGGGGCCCCCGCCCTGGGGTGGTACCCCTCCCCCACGATCTCCCCGTCCCGCACCACCACCGCCCCCACCAGAGGGTTGGGGTGGGTGTGGCCCCGGGCCCTTTCGGCGATCTGCAGGGCTCTTCGCAAAAAACGCTCGTCCAGGTCGCGCAAACGCCCTCCTTCTCCCATCCGGACTTTCACCGTCGGCCCCGGAGTTCCACCGGGTCGGGCCCCAGAGGGGCTTCGCGGGCTTTCACCGCCGGTGGGGACTTCCACCCCGCCCCGAAGGAGGTGCCACAGGCACCAAACCCAGTCTACCGGGCCTAAAGGGGGGAAGTGTGGGGGTGGACCACTTCCAGCCCCTCCCCCTGGGCCAGGACCAGAAAGTGGGCGTCCAGGGTCAGCACCGGGGCCTGCCACAGGAGTCCGGTGGCCGCCACCAGGGCATCGGTGAGGCCCAGGGGAAGGTCCCGGTAACGCAAAAGCATGCGGTGAGCGTGGGACAGAGCCTCCGCATCCCAATGGGCCAGGAAAAACCCCGCCTCCAGGTCCTCCAAAAAGCGCAGCAGAGGCTTCAACCCCAGGCGCTTTTCCAAAAGATAACCCACCTCGGCCAAAATCGCCGCGGGAAGGACAAGGGGCCCAGGGAATCTGGCCACCTGCCCCTTCACCCAGCCGTGATCGGGGTCCAGGCGGTTCACCCAGGCGAAAACCGCCGAGGTATCCAAAACCAAGGCCCAGAGGCCCTTTTCAGGAAGGTTCACGCCCCTCCTTGCCCCAGGCCGCCTCCAGCCAGGCCTCGGCGCCACGCCCCGTCAGCTCAGGGTCCTCCCCGGCCCCCAAGGACCTGGATGCGGGCCGGGAGAGGTAGCGCTCAAGGGCCTCCCGGACAAGCTCAGCCTGGGAGCGCCCCTCCTGCCTGGCCCGCATCTCCAAGAGGCGCTTTAACCTCTGGGGAAGGTACAGCGTGGTCTTTTCCATACCGCCATACTACCATACAAGGGGCCAAAAGAAAAAGGTGCCTTTCGGCACCCTTTTGGTGGAGGTGGGGGGAGTTGAACCCCCGTCCGAAGGTCTCTACGGCGGGCCTCTACGCGCGTAGTCCGCGTTTTAGGTGTCCCCCTGGCTTAGCCCGCGGACGGGCGGCCAGGGGCGAGCCCCCTTGCGCTTCGCCTGGGGTTAGGGGGCGTGGCCCCAGGCTAGCCGGGTTTGTGTCCCCGCATCCGGTGAGCCCCCGGCAGGGCCACCGGGCGAGGTCGCGGTCATTAAGCCGCGAGAGCAGCAGGCTTGTTGGCCTTTGTGGTTTCGCGGGTTTTTACGGTCACGCCCTTTTGGGCGTACCTACGAGGCCACCCGCACCTCGGCGCGCAACCCTGCCTTCGACGACCCCCGTCGAGACCGTTCACCCCCATGTGCCTTGGCCGG encodes:
- a CDS encoding bifunctional 3,4-dihydroxy-2-butanone-4-phosphate synthase/GTP cyclohydrolase II, whose translation is MEGLAGVKELLEELRQGRPVILVDDEDRENEGDLIMAAEHVTPEWVNFMLRECRGLLCVAMPEERAKALDLPLMVERNQDPQGTRFTVSVDARGTTTGISAFERAATIRLLADPEARPQDFRRPGHVFPLVARPGGVLRRAGHTEATVDLLRLAGLTPVGSLIEILKEDGTMARLPDLLEFARRHGLKVGTIADLIRYRLLKGDLYVRREAEATLPTRFGEFRILGYRDTLTGEEHAALVMGSWDPEEPVLVRMHSECLTGDALHSLRCDCGFQRDLAMERIAQEGKGVLVYLRQEGRGIGLVNKIRAYHLQDQGLDTVEANLALGFPPDLRDYGVGAQILYDLGVRKMRLLTNNPRKVKALSGFGIEIVERVPLRAGDNPHNERYLQAKKEKLGHWMD
- a CDS encoding riboflavin synthase, whose translation is MFTGLVEETGVVLEVQEGPFLRVRIGAKKVLEDLKVGDSIAVDGACLTAVAVDGEGFWVELAQETLRRTAPTWRVGHRPNLERALKVGDRLGGHFVTGHVDGVAELVEVREAPGAKDYFFRPPAEYARYIAEKGSVALNGVSLTVAGLAGEAFFVTLIPHTLAVTNLGGLRVGDGVNLEVDLIARYLERLVGRA
- the ribD gene encoding bifunctional diaminohydroxyphosphoribosylaminopyrimidine deaminase/5-amino-6-(5-phosphoribosylamino)uracil reductase RibD; its protein translation is MRDLDERFLRRALQIAERARGHTHPNPLVGAVVVRDGEIVGEGYHPRAGAPHAEALALEAAGERARGATVYVSLEPCDHHGRTPPCSLALIRAGVARVVLAARDPNPLAQGGMARLLAAGVAVEAGLLEQEAQDQNEAFFTALRRGRPFVLLKAALTLDGRVATRLGDARYVSSEASRRVAHAYRQWLPAVMVGVGTVLQDDPALTVREPDFRPFPLMLEPPPLRDPLKVVLDTEARTPPTARLFRPGPRGERARVLILAGEGAPKERLKALEAAGARVEELPREGGRVSPERALALLRAEGIDGVLLEGGPGLAGAFLARGLVDKLALFLAPKLLGEGRGLLEGFGVQRMAEALRLRLHRREWLGDDLWLEAYLEG
- a CDS encoding type II toxin-antitoxin system VapC family toxin; translation: MNLPEKGLWALVLDTSAVFAWVNRLDPDHGWVKGQVARFPGPLVLPAAILAEVGYLLEKRLGLKPLLRFLEDLEAGFFLAHWDAEALSHAHRMLLRYRDLPLGLTDALVAATGLLWQAPVLTLDAHFLVLAQGEGLEVVHPHTSPL
- a CDS encoding CopG family transcriptional regulator codes for the protein MEKTTLYLPQRLKRLLEMRARQEGRSQAELVREALERYLSRPASRSLGAGEDPELTGRGAEAWLEAAWGKEGREPS